One genomic window of Camelina sativa cultivar DH55 chromosome 5, Cs, whole genome shotgun sequence includes the following:
- the LOC104786860 gene encoding dof zinc finger protein DOF2.1, with product MDPQQEISNETLETILVSSTKGNNNNNKKMEEEMKKKGSRGELGGEAQSCPRCESPNTKFCYYNNYSLSQPRYFCKSCRRYWTKGGTLRNVPVGGGCRRNKRSSSFSKNNNNKSINFHNDPLHNNPLITGMPQSSFGYDSIDLNLAFATLQKHHSSSQATTPSFGFGGDLSIYGNSANDAGIFGGQNGNFNHSLCYGFMSGNGNNHQSDIKMASTLGISLEGNERKQESVGNNNNISESPSKVLWGFPWQMTGDSAGVVPEIDPGRESWNGLASSWNNNGLLNAPLV from the exons ATGGATCCTCAACAG GAAATCTCAAACGAGACTTTGGAAACCATATTGGTAAGCTCaacaaaaggaaacaacaataacaataagaaaatggaagaagagatgaagaagaaaggatcAAGAGGAGAATTAGGAGGTGAAGCTCAAAGCTGTCCAAGATGTGAATCTCCAAACACAAAGTTTTGTTACTACAACAACTATAGTCTCTCTCAACCTCGTTACTTCTGCAAATCTTGTCGGAGATATTGGACTAAAGGCGGTACACTCCGTAACGTCCCCGTCGGTGGTGGTTGCCGTCGAAACAAACGATCATCATCTTTCtccaagaacaacaacaataagtCTATTAATTTCCATAATGATCCTCTTCATAATAATCCTTTGATCACGGGAATGCCACAATCATCTTTTGGTTACGACTCCATTGATCTCAACCTCGCTTTCGCTACTCTTCAAAAGCATCATTCATCATCTCAGGCTACTACGccttcttttggttttggaggcgatctttctatttatggaaactcaGCCAATGATGCAGGGATCTTTGGAGGACAAAATGGTAATTTCAACCATAGTTTGTGTTATGGGTTTATGTCCGGAAATGGTAACAATCATCAAAGTGATATCAAGATGGCTTCTACATTGGGGATTTCTTTGGAAGGAAACgagagaaagcaagagagcgtGGGCAATAACAACAATATCTCAGAGAGTCCTAGCAAGGTCTTATGGGGATTTCCATGGCAGATGACCGGTGACTCTGCCGGAGTTGTACCGGAGATTGATCCCGGAAGGGAAAGCTGGAATGGGTTGGCTTCATCTTGGAATAATAATGGTTTACTCAACGCTCCTTTGGTCTAG